The DNA segment GCCAGGATCCTGGCGGGGCGGACCGGGGTGAGCATGCCGATTTGCGACGAGGTCTCGGCCGTGCTCTTCGAGGCGAAACCTGTGAAGGACGCGCTGGTTTCGCTCTTAGCCCGGGAGCCGCGCCCCGAGGAGGAGCACGCCGGCCGTGCCTGAGCTGAGGCGCGATCCCGTCGTCGGCCGATGGGTGATCATCTCGACCGAGCGCTCCAGGCGGCCCTCCGACTTCGCCTCCGCGCCGGTCCATCCAAAGGAGACCGGTCCCTGCGTCTTCTGCCCCGGGCAGGAGTCGCGCACGCCCGAAGAGATCCTCGCGGTGCGCGAGCCGGCGAGCCCGCCCAATGGCCCCGGATGGGAGGTCCGGGTGGTGCCCAACAAGTTCCCGGCGCTCAGGATAGAGGGAGATCTCGAGCCCGCGGGCGAGGGCGTCTACGACCGGATGAACGGGATCGGGGCCCACGAAGTCATCATCGAGACCCCCGACCACGGCGCCTCGCTGGCGGGACTGCCTGAGACCCAGGTGGTCGCCGTGCTCGAGGCGTGGCGCCGGCGCATGGTCGACCTCCAGAAGGACGCGCGCTTCGAGTACGTCAGCGTCTTCAAGAACCACGGCGAGGCCGCCGGCGCCTCGCTCGAGCACCCGCACTCCCAACTCATCGCAACGCCCATCGTCCCCATGATGGTCGAGCAGGAGCTGGAGGGGGCGCTTCGTCACTTCCGCATGAAGAAGCGCTGTATCTGGTGCGACATCATCCGCCAGGAGATGCAGGGGAGGGCCAAAGGTCTCGGCCGGCTCATCCTGGGCGAGGGGGGCTTCGTGGCGCTCTGCCCGTATGCTCCCCGCTTCCCATTCGAGACCTGGATCCTGCCCGAGGGCCACCGTTCGAGCTACGAAGACTCCGAGGGCGTGGATCTCGGGGCCCTCGCGAGGCTCCTGGGCGAGGTCTTGAGGCGGATGAACCGGGTACTAGGCGATCCCGCCTGGAACCTGAGCCTCCACTCGGCGCCGCTGAAGACTCCGACCCTCGACCACTTCCACTGGCACCTCGAAATCATCCCAAAATTGACCAAGGTGGCGGGTTTCGAGTGGGGAACCGGCTTCTTCATCAACCCGACCCCCCCCGAGGAGGCCGCCCGGTATCTCCGGGAGGGAGTGCCGACGGCGACCTAAGTTGACACCACCTAAGGCGTTTGTTACACTCCGTCAGGCTTGTGAAGCAGATGATTTCTTGCGGGAATAGCTCAGTGGTAGAGCACAACCTTGCCAAGGTTGGGGTCGCGGGTTCGAATCCCGTTTCCCGCTCCATTGGTTCGATGCGGGGACCGGGGGTTGGACCGGACCCTGTTGACGTATGTGGCGGCGTAGCCAAGTGGTTAAGGCGGAGGTCTGCAAAACCTCTATTCAGCGGTTCGAATCCGCTCGCCGCCTCCACTACAGGCAGGCGGGCGCAGCAAGCGCCGGGGTGGCGGAACTGGGAGACGCAGCGGACTTAAAATCCGCTGGCCCTTTGGGGCCGTGGGGGTTCGATTCCCTCCCTCGGCACCAGCAGTGCGGTGAACTTCAGCGCGAGCGCCGCAGCAGGCAGCGCTCGGAATGACGGAGGAGACCTAGGTGCAGACCCTTAAGGTCGCGCGCAAGACCTTCACGATGTTGAGCGAGCACCGGACGCAGATCCTCGACATCACCAAGACGATCCGCGACGTCATGCTGAGCGCCGACATCAAGGAAGGCATCCTTCTCGTCAACTCGCTGCACACGACGTGCGCGCTCTTCGTCAACGAGTTCCAGGGCGCCCTGGTCGAGGACCTCAAGTCCATGATCGAGACCCTGGTGGCCGAGAACGACGGCTACCGGCACGACGACCCCCGCTACTCGGACTGCGAGCGCGGCAACGCGCATTCGCACCTCCGCGCCGCGCTGCTGGGCCGGAGCATCGCCGTCGGCATCAGCGGCGGGGAGCTGTCGCTGGGCCGCTTCCAGTCCATCCTCTTCGCCGAGCTCGACGGGCCGAGGCCGCGCAGCATCGATGTCCAGATCATGGGCATCTAGCGCGGACTCTGCGCGAGGCGCCCCCCCGGTCTCCGCCGCTCCCGCGGCCTTAGCCCCCGACCCTCCGTGGTAGACTCGTTGCATGTCGTGGAAACTCAAGAAAAAAGCTCAATCCCTCGTCGCCGGTGAAGAGGGTGTGGTCCGCAAGGACTGGGGCGGCCGCGTCTCGGTCGCGCTGGTCTACCCCAACACCTACGCCGTGGGCATGTCCAACCTGGGCTTCCAGACGATCTACGAGCACCTGAACGCCCTCCCCGACG comes from the Candidatus Rokuibacteriota bacterium genome and includes:
- the galT gene encoding galactose-1-phosphate uridylyltransferase, whose amino-acid sequence is MPELRRDPVVGRWVIISTERSRRPSDFASAPVHPKETGPCVFCPGQESRTPEEILAVREPASPPNGPGWEVRVVPNKFPALRIEGDLEPAGEGVYDRMNGIGAHEVIIETPDHGASLAGLPETQVVAVLEAWRRRMVDLQKDARFEYVSVFKNHGEAAGASLEHPHSQLIATPIVPMMVEQELEGALRHFRMKKRCIWCDIIRQEMQGRAKGLGRLILGEGGFVALCPYAPRFPFETWILPEGHRSSYEDSEGVDLGALARLLGEVLRRMNRVLGDPAWNLSLHSAPLKTPTLDHFHWHLEIIPKLTKVAGFEWGTGFFINPTPPEEAARYLREGVPTAT
- a CDS encoding secondary thiamine-phosphate synthase enzyme YjbQ; translated protein: MQTLKVARKTFTMLSEHRTQILDITKTIRDVMLSADIKEGILLVNSLHTTCALFVNEFQGALVEDLKSMIETLVAENDGYRHDDPRYSDCERGNAHSHLRAALLGRSIAVGISGGELSLGRFQSILFAELDGPRPRSIDVQIMGI